From Chiroxiphia lanceolata isolate bChiLan1 chromosome 11, bChiLan1.pri, whole genome shotgun sequence, the proteins below share one genomic window:
- the UBA7 gene encoding ubiquitin-like modifier-activating enzyme 7, translating into MAGRDGESRYSRQLYVLGGGARRLPGAAVLVSGLRGTGAQVAAALVLSGTGRVVLHDRGAACAADRAHQFLLGQSDVGQNRAEASQRALAELNPSVVVEAYTGELSEAFLASFQVVVLTESPLEEQLRVGDFCHAQGIRFIVADAKGLAGQLFCDFGEHFVIDDPAEGDPVCATVQHISQGNPGVVTCVGTEDSHGHQFCDGDLVTFSGVEGMTELNGREPVPVHVLDAFRLEIGDTSSFSPYRRGGLVSEVRQPQECSYEPLCQALEEPKIQVASSEELPRSRSLHIAFRALHAFRREQGRLPRPRVLADAERVLELAWSLGTQQGPLDEDIVRAFACVSAGNLCPVAAVVGALAAQEVLKAITRKFLPLNQWLYFDALECLALAGAAQLTEVDCAPRGSRYDGQIAVFGANFQEQLGRQKYLVVGAGAIGCELLKNFAMMGLAAGPGGELIVTDMDAVALSNLHRQFLYRSADISEPKSVVAAKAIRRMNPHVRVTAQQNRVGPATEPLYGDNFFRRLDGVTSALDTMEARTYLESCCLRCRTPLVDSGTEGPQGNVLPMVPHLTKPLVPGGTPRDGTFASCTLRYFPRTIQHTLQWARDEFEGLFQLPAEHINRFMEDPAFLEQLPAGKALKVLEQVRDRLRERPRDWRDCVLWARRHWQSCYHDAIAQLLHIYPPEHETSPGVPFWAGDKSCPHPLTFSPENDTHLDYILATAHLFAQVHRVPPCRDRRAAQDILRSVVLPPSALQEGLQIPLTEEQEEAQKPTDHRQLTELIQDLAQQRQELVGHEEVQVPLMEPIHFEKDNDIHVDFITAASNLRAENYGIPPTDWLTSKRIAGRILPAIITTTAAVAGLACLEVYKLVWGCQDLSCYRNSSISLSNCLLLRRVPLPPPTYRYGGCEWNCWDRLEMRAVSADGQAMTVQEVLDWLQRTQGWTVTTLLHGDTILYNKGDDEETQAWQQAQRLSEILEDAGMPQQQALELHYVCEGEDAEDEDKRPPLLCSLP; encoded by the exons CCTGGGGCAGAGTGATGTGGGCCAGAACCGTGCTGAGGCATCCCAGCGAGCCCTGGCTGAGCTGAACCCCAGTGTGGTGGTGGAGGCTTATACCGGGGAGCTGTCAGAGGCCTTCCTCGCCTCCTTCCAG GTGGTGGTGCTGACTGAGTCGCcgctggaggagcagctccgCGTCGGGGACTTCTGCCATGCTCAGGGCATCCGCTTCATTGTGGCCGATGCCAAGGGGCTGGCAGG GCAGCTGTTCTGTGACTTTGGGGAGCACTTCGTCATTGATGACCCAGCAGAAGGGGACCCAGTGTGTGCCACCGTGCAGCACATCTCCCAG ggcAACCCAGGAGTGGTGACATGCGTGGGGACAGAGGACAGCCACGGCCACCAGTTCTGCGACGGTGACCTGGTGACGTTTTCTGGCGTGGAGGGGATGACAGAGCTGAACGGCCGGGAGCCTGTCCCCGTGCATGTGCTGG ATGCCTTCAGGCTGGAGATTGGTGATACCAGCTCCTTCTCACCCTACCGCCGCGGGGGCCTGGTTTCAGAGGTGCGGCAACCCCAGGAGTGTTCCTAC gagccACTGTGCCAGGCACTGGAGGAGCCCAAGATCCAGGTGGCAAGTTCTGAGGAACTGCCACGCAGCCGCAGCCTGCATATCGCCTTCCGGGCCCTTCACGCATTTCGCAGGGAGCAGGGCCgcctgccccggccccgggtGCTG GCAGATGCCGAGCGGGTGCTGGAGCTGGCGTGGAGCCTGGGGACGCAGCAGGGTCCCCTGGATGAGGACATCGTGCGCGCCTTTGCCTGCGTGAGCGCGGGGAACCTGTGCCCCGTGGCCGCCGTCGTCGGGGCATTGGCAGCCCAGGAGGTGCTGAAG GCCATCACTAGGAAGTTCCTGCCCCTGAACCAGTGGTTGTACTTCGATGCCCTGGAGTGCCTGGCGCTGGCGGGAGCCGCGCAGCTGACGGAGGTGGACTGTGCCCCG AGAGGCTCTCGCTACGACGGCCAGATCGCCGTCTTCGGGGCCAACTTCCAGGAGCAGCTAGGTCGCCAGAAATACCTGGTG GTGGGAGCCGGCGCCATCGGCTGTGAGTTGCTGAAAAACTTTGCCATGATGGGGCTGGCGGCAGGGCCAGGCGGGGAACTCATCGTCACCGACATGGACGCTGTTGCCCTCTCCAACCTCCATCGGCAGTTTCTCTACCGCTCAGCAGATATATCG GAGCCTAAGTCTGTGGTGGCCGCGAAGGCCATACGGCGAATGAACCCCCATGTCAGGGTGACAGCTCAGCAGAACCGGGTGGGACCTGCCACTGAGCCACTCTATGGGGACAACTTCTTCCGGCGCCTGGACGGTGTCACCAGCGCCCTGGACACAATGGAGGCCC GCACCTACttggagagctgctgcctccGATGCCGCACACCACTGGTGGACTCGGGCACGGAGGGGCCGCAGGGAAACGTGCTGCCCATGGTGCCACACCTGACCAAGCCTCTGGTGCCGGGtgggacccccagggatggCACCTTCGCCTCCTGCACCTTGCGGTACTTCCCCCGCACCATCCAGCACACACTGCAG TGGGCCCGTGATGAGTTTGAGGGGCttttccagctgcctgcagagcacatCAACCGGTTCATGGA AGacccagctttcctggagcagctgccagcagggaagGCCCTgaaggtcctggagcaggtgcGGGACAGGCTGCGGGAGCGGCCGCGGGACTGGCGGGACTGTGTGCTCTGGGCGCGCCggcactggcagagctgctaCCACGATGCCATCGCCCAGCTGCTGCACATCTACCCCCCAGAGCAT GAAACCAGCCCGGGTGTCCCCTTCTGGGCAGGGGACAAGAGCTGTCCCCATCCGCTGACATTCAGCCCCGAAAAT GACACCCACCTGGACTATATCCTGGCCACTGCCCACCTCTTTGCCCAAGTACACAGGGTGCCACCATGCAGGGACCGGAGAGCTGCTCAGGACATCCTCCGCAGTGTGGTCCTGCCACCCTCTGCACTCCAGGAAGGGCTTCAGATCCCCCtcacagaggagcaggaggaggcacAGAAGCCCACAG ACCACAGGCAGCTGACAGAGCTTATCCAGGACCTGGCGCAGCAGAGACAGGAGCTGGTGGGGCATGAGGAGGTGCAAGTGCCCCTGATGGAGCCCATCCACTTTGAGAAG GACAATGATATCCACGTGGACTTTATCACTGCAGCATCCAACCTGCGGGCGGAGAACTATGGCATCCCCCCCACCGACTGGCTGACG AGCAAGCGGATCGCCGGGCGCATCTTGCCTGCCATCATCACCACCACGGCAGCTGTGGCTGGGCTGGCATGCTTGGAGGTCTACAAGCTGGTGTGGGGGTGCCAGGACCTCAGCTGCTACCGcaacagcagcatctccctgtcCAACTGCCTGCTGCTCCGCCGCGTCCCGCTCCCACCACCCACCTACCGG TACGGCGGGTGTGAATGGAACTGCTGGGACCGGCTGGAGATGAGGGCAGTCAGCGCAGACGGGCAGGCAATGACAGTGCAGGAGGTGCTGGACTGGCTGCAG AGGACACAGGGCTGGACTGTGACCACGCTCCTGCATGGTGACACTATACTGTACAACAAGGGAGACGATGAAGAGACACAGGCCTGGCAACAGGCACAGAG GTTATCAGAGATCTTGGAGGATGCCGGGATGCCGCAGCAGCAGGCCCTGGAGCTGCATTATGTGTGCGAGGGAGAGGATGCTGAGGATGAAGATAAGCgtcctcctctcctctgctccctaCCTTGA
- the INKA1 gene encoding LOW QUALITY PROTEIN: PAK4-inhibitor INKA1 (The sequence of the model RefSeq protein was modified relative to this genomic sequence to represent the inferred CDS: inserted 1 base in 1 codon) — PPQAGVTLAIPTHGGRPSQGRDRARPQCPLXPAPCPSQPRSVGFGCHPTPPRHAARSGTGKISWEWCRREAGAAPGAHMHRTRQAPHHAGGAPGPAPRAPRPGSAADSACSLDPGGEEEDGGGPAARSPPASERSLEFDSGYSEASGGTWREEEVPVRRRHLLPCQRAHRLSAGPAAPPPVPARRARPKSTSDACLEQWRALEPADTQDWTVALLSQSRNRQPLVLGDNCFADLVENWMDLPEVGAEPRRRAPAEPSRRLAKPPAFLLSLSGNVRRKLANMARPRAAEGARPGGRDATKRFSCPLGLGGQPKGACFHQSHSNIAQLATDFHRFTALMNSRSRQPIICNDVIGYI; from the exons CCACCCCAGGCCGGCGTCACGCTGGCCATCCCCACCCATGGGGGCCGACCCAGTcaggggagggacagggcacggccccagtgccccc tcccagccccttgCCCCTCACAGCCACGGTCCGTGGGGTTTGGCTGCCACCCCACGCCGCCTCGCCACGCGGCACGTTCGGGAACCGGGAAAATTAGCTGGGAG TGGTGCCGGCGCGAAGCAGGGGCGGCGCCGGGGGCGCACATGCACCGCACGCGGCAGGCCCCGCACCACGCCGGAGGGGCGCCGGGGCCGGCCCCCCGTGCCCCACGCCCCGGCTCGGCGGCGGACTCGGCCTGCAGCCTGGATCCGGGAGGCGAGGAGGAGGACGGGGGGGGCCCGGCCGCCCGCTCCCCCCCGGCCAGCGAGCGCAGCCTGGAGTTCGACTCGGGGTACTCGGAGGCGTCGGGGGGCACGTggcgggaggaggaggtgccCGTGCGGCGCCGGcacctgctgccctgccagcgGGCACACCGGCTctccgccggccccgccgccccgccgcccgtCCCCGCCCGCCGTGCCCGCCCCAAATCCACCTCGGACGCCTGCCTGGAGCAGTGGCGGGCGCTGGAGCCCGCCGACACACAGGACTGGACCGTAGCGCTGCTGTCGCAGAGCCGGAACCGGCAGCCCCTGGTGCTGGGCGACAACTGCTTTGCTGACCTGGTGGAGAACTGGATGGACCTGCCCGAGGTGGGCGCCGAGCCGCGGCGCCGAGCCCCCGCCGAGCCCTCCCGCCGGCTGGCCAAGCCCCCCGCCTTCCTGCTCAGCCTCTCGGGCAATGTTCGCCGCAAGCTGGCCAACATGGCCCGGCCCCGGGCGGCCGAGGGTGCCCGGCCAGGGGGCCGCGATGCCACCAAGCGTTTCTCCTGcccgctggggctgggggggcagccCAAGGGTGCCTGCTTCCACCAGTCTCACAGCAACATCGCCCAGCTGGCCACGGACTTCCACCGCTTCACCGCCCTGATGAACAGCCGCAGCCGCCAGCCCATCATCTGCAACGACGTTATCGGCTACATTTAG
- the CDHR4 gene encoding cadherin-related family member 4 codes for MGMHEHLTFFLLLLSLYAPGTFIKATALPDLPRVVTLSEDTMPGTRVAEVTVSCSNMSGSPNVTLDSMEPDHPFNPIAISANPTSATMFQAEVTLRAGAELDARRVNQYTLTLRAACPGEDEVEERLFVQVTSGRVLRCDTPFTSAGGDVVQVLADVAPRTPLYAVLLQPLGGLMFRLRNHDTPLTLTHRGLVLAPDSGFDPSKDTQMFKLEIEVMDRHGHNCSGAVTVEVLPSRRPRVTFPEPHRSVTVTEGIGPWKVVTQVHARGENVRYAILAPVAPMLFTIDEVTGEIHSTRRLEVARAHLLIQAYNALHPADHDTAMVNVTVQGTDRWAPRCVPAIFVSQVPETVSPGSTLVTLRCTDSTGTDECLHYALEGSPASCSHFCMEGPRLKVNTTLDYDSEAVATMGFQFTATIVVTAGEQPPRSTRVPVLVTVTPVNEFRPACPNSATFTVPETAAFGTVVGRVAGTDRDYPPDSLEYSLEGESGLAQPFSVDSRTGEIRVVGPLDSQQQKSYRLVVRLTDTRNDLDPAKRHSRLCNVSVRLQAVPDQVPVCIPEVQELRITAGSPGSRQPVTRLACHGSPNGDTLTYTIVGGNEDGRFRLEGNTVVYLPNDQVEPRTFVLLVEVWGGSGAHRRSTVVALVVHVTPWSTPVPPTTTTQHTTLQKEPLVVTRTEVVWHPPAWFVAVLTISGTLLLATLGCTARSLLCRNQGPGKLFLGKSSWDVVEKSGGKEEQGHPHASSQGQFDGRAQDPRSGRDYLFNSVTGARRWI; via the exons ATGGGCATGCACGAACACCtcaccttcttcctcctcctcctcagcctctATGCCCCAG GAACTTTCATCAAAGCAACAG CCCTGCCTGACTTGCCACGTGTGGTGACCCTGAGTGAGGACACAATGCCAGGCACCCGCGTGGCCGAGGTGACTGTGTCCTGCAGCAACATGAGTGGCAGCCCCAATGTCACCTTGGACAGCATGGAGCCCGACCACCCCTTCAACCCCATTGCCATCAGTGCCAACCCCACATCTGCCACCATGTTCCAGGCAGAG GTGACACTGCGTGCTGGTGCGGAGCTCGATGCCCGCCGGGTGAATCAGTACACCCTGACCCTCCGGGCCGCTTGTCCTGGAGAGGACGAGGTGGAAGAGCGGCTCTTTGTCCAGGTGACATCAGGACGGGTGCTGCGCTGTGACACCCCCTTCACCAGTGCTG GGGGTGACGTGGTGCAGGTGCTGGCAGATGTGGCGCCCCGGACACCCTTGTATGCGGTGCTGCTGCAGCCGCTTGGTGGGCTGATG TTCAGGCTCCGAAACCACGACACACCTCTCACGCTCACCCACCGGGGCCTGGTGCTGGCACCTGACAGTGGTTTTGACCCCAGCAAGGACACCCAG ATGTTCAAGTTGGAGATTGAGGTGATGGACCGCCACGGGCACAACTGCAGCGGGGCTGTGACGGTGGAGGTGCTGCCATCACGCCGTCCCCGTGTCACCTTTCC TGAGCCACACCGGTCTGTGACGGTGACAGAGGGCATTGGCCCCTGGAAGGTGGTCACACAGGTCCATGCCCGTGGTGAGAATGTCCGCTATGCCATCCTTGCTCCCGTGGCACCCATGCTCTTCACCATTGACGAGG TGACAGGTGAGATCCACAGCACTCGCAGGCTGGAGGTGGCCCGTGCCCACCTCCTCATCCAGGCTTACAACGCTCTGCACCCCGCTGACCACGACACCGCCATGGTCAACGTCACCGTACAGGGGACAGACCGCTGGGCACCAAGATGTGTTCCAGCCATCTTTGT GTCCCAGGTGCCCGAGACAGTGTCCCCTGGCAGCACCCTGGTGACACTGAGGTGCACCGATTCTACTGGCACTGATGAGTGTCTGCATTATGCCCTCGAGGGGTCCCCCGCTTCCTGTTCCCATTTCTGCATGGAGGGGCCACGGCTGAAG GTCAACACCACCCTGGACTATGACTCAGAGGCTGTGGCCACTATGGGCTTTCAGTTCACAGCCACCATCGTGGtgacagcaggagagcagccccCACGGAGCA CCCGTGTGCCTGTGCTTGTGACGGTGACGCCTGTGAATGAATTCAGACCGGCATGCCCCAACAGTGCCACCTTCACCGTGCCAGAGACAGCAGCTTTTGGCACTGTTGTGGGGCGTGTGGCTGGCACTGACCGCGACTACCCACCGGACAGCCTTGAGTACAGCCTGGAGGGGGAATCCggcctggcacagcccttcTCCGTAGACAGCCGCACTG GTGAGATCCGCGTGGTGGGACCCCTGGACTCCCAACAGCAGAAGAGCTACAGGCTGGTGGTGCGGCTGACAGACACCCGCAACGACCTGGACCCTGCAAAGCGGCACAGCCGCCTGTGCAATGTGTCCGTGCGCCTGCAG gctGTGCCAGACCAGGTGCCAGTGTGCATCCCCGAGGTGCAGGAGCTGCGGATCACGGCTGGGTCTCCGGGCAGCCGGCAGCCTGTCACCCGCCTGGCGTGCCACGGCAGCCCCAACGGTGACACGCTGACGTACACCATTGTTGGAG GCAACGAGGATGGGCGCTTTCGGCTGGAGGGGAACACCGTTGTCTACCTCCCCAATGACCAAGTCGAGCCCCGCACCTTTGTACTACTGGTGGAGGTTTGGGGTGGCTCTGGTGCCCACCGCCGCAGCACCGTGGTGGCACTGGTGGTGCACGTCACCCCCTGGAGCACTCCAGTgccacccaccaccaccacccagcACACG ACACTGCAGAAGGAGCCGCTGGTTGTCACGCGGACGGAGGTGGTGTGGCACCCGCCAGCCTGGTTCGTGGCCGTGCTGACCATCTCTGGCACTCTGCTGCTGGCCACCCTGGGCTGCACAGCCCGGAGCCTGCTGTGCAG GAACCAGGGCCCTGGCAAGCTGTTCCTGGGCAAGAG CTCCTGGGATGTGGTGGAGAAGAGCGGGGGCAAGGAGGAACAGGGACACCCACATGCCAGCAGCCAG GGGCAGTTTGATGGCCGTGCTCAGGACCCAC GCAGCGGCAGGGACTATCTCTTCAACAGCGTGACTGGGGCACGGCGCTGGATCTGA